The following proteins come from a genomic window of Lolium rigidum isolate FL_2022 chromosome 5, APGP_CSIRO_Lrig_0.1, whole genome shotgun sequence:
- the LOC124652593 gene encoding purine permease 3-like produces MDVETPAQTQPLEQQQIASAAAAGVAAKPLHRNPRLVLSFLLMVVGWTSGPLLLRTYFLHGGNRKWLSSLLQTAGWPLLLAPLTASFLSRRRCSTNKTPVFFISPLLLAASVVLGIMAGLDNLLYAFGLDYLPVSTSSVLMSTQLAFTAGFALVLVRQRFTAFSVNAVVLLSVGAAMLGMNGGGDRPAGVTRVQYYAGFGLTLGAAALYGLILPVMELSQARHVARARCAVTYTLIMEMQVVIGFSATVFSIIGMIVNNDFHAIPREAQEFGLGKAGYYVLLVGAAIMYQLISLGIMGAVFYGSALLGGVIMTVLIPVTEVLAIIFFHEPFNGIKGIAIALSVWGFVSYFYGEMQIYAQPSNKPSNIEKLDL; encoded by the exons ATGGACGTTGAAACCCCAGCTCAGACACAGCCCCTCGAGCAGCAGCAGATcgctagcgccgccgccgccggtgtcgCGGCTAAACCGCTCCACCGTAACCCCCGCCTGGTCCTCAGCTTCCTCCTCATGGTCGTCGGCTGGACGAGCGGGCCACTCCTCCTCCGCACCTACTTCCTCCACGGCGGGAACCGCAAGTGGCTTTCTAGCCTGCTCCAGACCGCCGGATGGCCGCTCCTGCTCGCGCCGCTCACCGCCTCGTTCCTCTCTCGCCGCCGGTGCTCAACCAACAAAACGCCGGTCTTCTTTATCTCGCCCCTGCTCCTGGCCGCGAGCGTCGTGCTCGGCATCATGGCCGGGCTCGACAACCTCCTCTACGCCTTCGGCCTGGACTACCTGCCCGTGTCCACCTCCTCCGTCCTCATGTCCACGCAGCTCGCCTTCACGGCCGGCTTCGCTCTGGTGCTCGTGCGCCAGCGGTTCACGGCCTTCTCCGTCAATGCCGTGGTGCTGCTCAGCGTTGGCGCTGCCATGCTGGGGATGAACGGGGGAGGGGACCGCCCGGCTGGGGTGACGAGAGTGCAGTACTACGCGGGGTTCGGCTTGACGCTCGGCGCTGCCGCGCTGTACGGGCTCATACTGCCCGTCATGGAGCTCAGCCAGGCGCGGCACGTCGCGCGCGCCCGCTGCGCCGTCACTTACACGCTGATCATGGAGATGCAGGTCGTCATCGGGTTCTCGGCCACAGTCTTCAGCATCATCGGCATGATCGTCAACAATGACTTCCAC GCAATCCCACGTGAAGCCCAGGAGTTCGGGCTCGGCAAGGCAGGCTACTACGTGCTGCTGGTCGGTGCCGCCATCATGTACCAGTTGATTTCCCTTGGCATCATGGGCGCAGTATTTTACGGTTCGGCGCTGCTCGGCGGCGTCATCATGACTGTCCTCATCCCAGTCACTGAGGTGCTCGCCATCATATTCTTCCACGAGCCGTTCAACGGCATCAAAGGCATAGCAATCGCCCTCTCGGTTTGGGGCTTCGTCTCCTACTTCTATGGTGAGATGCAGATCTATGCGCAGCCGTCCAACAAGCCCTCAAATATAGAAAAATTAGATCTTTAA